The genomic DNA CCGCACCGTGTCGGGGTGTCCCACAAGCCATTCCAGCGCCCGCGCGCCGCCCATCGAGCCGCCGACGACCGCGGCCACCTGGGTGATGCCGAGAGCGGCCAGGGCCGCCAGGTCGGCGTTCACCTGGTCGCGCACGGTGATGGCGGGAAACCTTGAGCCCCAGGGTTTTCCGTCGGGAGCGAGCGAGCTGGGGCCCGTCGACCCACGGCAGCCGCCGAGCACGTTGGTGGCGATGGCGCACCAGCGGTCGGTATCGATCGGGGCACCCGGACCGGCGACGCCGTCCCACCAACCGCCCGTCGGATGGTCCGGCCCGGCCGGCCCGGTGACATGGGAGTCACCGGTCAGCGCGTGCAGCACCATCACGACATTGTCGGCGGCGGGGGACAGCTCACCCCAGCGCTGCACCGCGATGGACACGTCGGGCAGCACGATGCCGCTCTCCAGCGTCAGCGAGCCGATGTTCACTACACCGGTCTCGCCTTCGGCAGGCAGCAGCGGCGCTGCGGAGATGTCAGACACGGGCACGTCGATAATCGTCACACCAATGCCGCCTTTCGGTCGGCACCCCCCACCGATCCAGCAGCAGCGAAGCCCTGCTCCAGGTCGGCGAGGATGTCTTCGATGCCCTCGATGCCGACAGCCAGCCGCACCAGGCCCGGGGTGACTCCCGAGGCCAGCTGCTCTTCGGCGGTCAGCTGCTGGTGCGTGGTCGACGCCGGGTGGATCACCAGCGATCGGACATCACCGATGTTGGCGACATGGCTGTGCAGCGTCAGCGCGTTCACGAACGCCTTGCCGGCCTCGACGCCGCCGGTCAGTTCGAACGACAGCACCGCACCGGTGCCCTTGGGGGCCAGCTTGCGGCCCAGCTCGTACCACGGGGACGACGGCAGGCCGGCGTAGTTCACCGAGAGCACGTCCGGGCGGCCCTCGAGGTACTCGGCGACCTTCTGCGCGTTGGACACATGGCGTTCAACGCGCAGAGACAGCGTTTCCAATCCCTGCGCGATGAGGAAGGAATTGAAGGGAGCGGCGGCGCTGCCCAGATCGCGCAGCAGCTGCACGCGCGCCTTGAGCGCGTAGGCCGGTGCGCCCAGGTCGGCGAACACCACACCGTGGTAGCTCGGGTCGGGCTCGGTGAAGCCCGGGAACTTGCCGCCCGTCCAGTCGAAGGTGCCACCGTCGACGATGACGCCGGCGATCGCCGAGCCGTGGCCGCCCAGGTACTTGGTGGCCGAGTGCACGACGATGTCGGCGCCGTGGGCCAGCGGCTGGATCAGGTACGGGGTGGCGACGGTGTTGTCGACGATCAGCGGCACGCCGTTGTCGTGCGCGACGCCCGAGACACCCGGGATGTCCAAGATGTCGATCTTCGGGTTGGAGATGGTCTCGGCGAAGAAGGCCTTGGTGTTCGGCCGGACGGCGGCGCGCCACGAATCGAGGTCGTCGGGGTCGGCCACGAAGCTGACGTCGACGCCGAGCTTGGGCAGCGTGTAGTGCAGCAGGTTGTAGGTGCCGCCGTACAGCCGCGGCGAGGCCACGACGTGGTCGCCGGTGCCGGCGATGTTCAGGATCGCGAAGGTCGCGGCAGCCTGTCCGGACGACAGGAACAGCGCGGCCACGCCACCCTCGAGCGCGGCGACGCGCTGCTCGACCACGTCGGTGGTCGGGTTCATGATGCGGGTGTAGATGTTGCCCGGCTCGGCCAGCCCGAACAGCGCGGCGGCGTGGTCGGTGTCGCGGAACGTGTACGACGTCGTCTGGTAGATCGGCAGCGCCCGGGCATTGGTCGCGCTGTCGGGGCTCTGACCTGCGTGGATCTGCTTCGTCTCGAAGCTCCAGCGCGCGGTGGGGTCGATGGCCTCAGTGGTCATGTTAGGGGTGTCTCCTGTGAGTTTTTAGGTACGACGAAGGGGTGCGCGAACTCGCACGAATCACAGACAGCGACGCATAGGAAGCCTCCACTCACCCAGTCATCCGGGTCCGTGGTGGCGGACCCGCGCTTGCCTCGCAGCCGATGTACGGCTGCTCAACCTGGTCGTCTCCCGGGGCACCCCACCGCGGATGGAGGGTTGCCGGCCAGCAAGCCGGGGCTTGACGCTGGCACTCATGACCGGACTCGAGGGTAACTCAAGAGGCTGTGCAACTGCTAGCTGGTGCCGTCCGGTGGGCGGGAGACGGCGTGTCGTCGACGGTCCGCTTCGCGCAGCCTGTCGGTATCGATCCAGATCTGTGCACGACAGACCGGACCACCGGAAACTCGCCCCGCCGGTCACGGTAGTTTCGTAACCGTCGTGCGACGGGGTAGTCATGTGCAGACGCCGGACTCGACATAGATTTTCGTACGTACCGTCCGTGACGCCGGGAGAGTGA from Mycolicibacterium phocaicum includes the following:
- a CDS encoding bifunctional o-acetylhomoserine/o-acetylserine sulfhydrylase; the protein is MTTEAIDPTARWSFETKQIHAGQSPDSATNARALPIYQTTSYTFRDTDHAAALFGLAEPGNIYTRIMNPTTDVVEQRVAALEGGVAALFLSSGQAAATFAILNIAGTGDHVVASPRLYGGTYNLLHYTLPKLGVDVSFVADPDDLDSWRAAVRPNTKAFFAETISNPKIDILDIPGVSGVAHDNGVPLIVDNTVATPYLIQPLAHGADIVVHSATKYLGGHGSAIAGVIVDGGTFDWTGGKFPGFTEPDPSYHGVVFADLGAPAYALKARVQLLRDLGSAAAPFNSFLIAQGLETLSLRVERHVSNAQKVAEYLEGRPDVLSVNYAGLPSSPWYELGRKLAPKGTGAVLSFELTGGVEAGKAFVNALTLHSHVANIGDVRSLVIHPASTTHQQLTAEEQLASGVTPGLVRLAVGIEGIEDILADLEQGFAAAGSVGGADRKAALV